A segment of the Carya illinoinensis cultivar Pawnee chromosome 1, C.illinoinensisPawnee_v1, whole genome shotgun sequence genome:
TCAAGTTTGTTcataacttattaaaaaaaaagtctccTGAGATTAGTCGGGATGCTGTTCTCAGACACCCggtgctaataaaaaaaaaatgtgtcaaGTTTGTTCATATGTTAACTTTGCATTGCAAAGCTCAAAGGCcggagagggaaagagaggtTTGTatggtgagttgagatgagatgaaagttgaataaaatattgttaaaatattaatttttaatattaattttgttttggaatttgaaaaagttaaattgtttattgtattttgtttggaaatttgaaaaagttgtaatgattagatgagatgagtaaaGATACTTTCTGAATCTAAACAAGGCCTTAATTGTGTATATGAGGAATGTTTGAGATTTTATATGTAACTATTAAGTCATAGAGATTAATTAGTATGTTGCTAGTAAACCTTTGTATCAAAAGTTAAGACACTAGCTTGCCAAAAATTTGAGCCTGAAACTTCACTTTTAAGGATGAACTTCTAAACCAGAATGATAAGCTTAGTTATCGATATGAATCTGGAAAGAGTCATTTTAGATACTCAAGCAGATTCCACATTCGTCAAATTTCACATCATGTGCAGATTTATCTTTTGCAATATTGAAGTGAGctcaaactaaaatgatttttctgttTAAACTCCAGCTGGCTGGATGTTTTATATTTGGGCCTCGTTTTAGTGGGCTAGAAGTTATTCAATTGTGGGTGTGTCTGCATGTTGAGGAGTTATGACTTGAACGGTTAACTGGTGGCAATATATATTCTGCCTTTCGTTTAAGCTAAGCATAATGCAATCAGTTTGaggtgatttaaaaaaaaaaaaaaaaaaaaaaaaaaagcttatgTCACCTAAACTTGTTTGGCTTGTTTGGTAAAGCAACTATGTTATGGTTATGCTCTGTTgcttgcatttttcttttagctGGTCATGTGAATGTGGCTTTTTTCGATTTCTAATCATGGCAAAGTgaatataaagaaagaaaacaagctATATAAGAAGTGGAAGCGTTTCAGACCTTTAAGATTCTAGATTGGATATAATATGCACTTCAaattacttttaacttaaatttcCTAATATATGGACAAGTAACATAAGAATGGATAACATGACTCGAGAGaagttaatatagttttaaataaaattagtaatttaacagatatattacaaaatttgttttaacAGATATAacagatatattatatataattttttttatgtgataatatattacaaaataataacacAAACGAACTTTATAGCAGTAATTAGTAGTTAATAATGATACAGTGGGCTAGTTGATGATGTggctttaaaaattaatattatatagtacatatagatttgcaatgattttaaatttgcGGAAGAACATGTTGAGAGATTATTTCAAAATCTTGAATCTACTATTGGCGATGATATGTAGGAAAATAACAGGAGTGAGCTTGAAAGACTTGACAAGGAGAGGCATGATGACTTCATGAGCATGTTGAGAGGGTTTGTTGTGAATCAGGTACCTTTTATTTACATTGGCAATAATATGTTGTCCTGGATGAGAGTAGTGCTGCTCTGGTCCTGATTCATGATGCTTATTTTTGCATCTAAACAGGCAGGATATGCAGAGAAAATGGCAAACGTGTGGGAGAAGCTTGCTGAAGAAACAAGTGGGTATGCAAAAGATGGAAGCTAAAAATATTCGTCTGTTGTTTTTCAGTTTCCTCTCTACTTTCTTCTTAGTTCATGTATGTTGTTGAGAAGTTGGAATATTCAACCAAGTTTCATCTCTACAAGTtgtgtttctttttttgggttggTCGTATCCTTCCTTATCATTTCCTAACGTGTGAAATTTCtttatgatctttttttttttcgaaaattAACTGGCTCAATGCTTGAAGCTTTTATGCTGGGGACGAGCTGATTTAAAAGGTGCTGGACATAATACGCTACAGTCAATTGCCAAGTCTTCTTCAACTACAATTATGTTTTGATTGGGTAACTCGAAATAGACCTCCCTCGAATTGGCAAGACAAAAGAGACCCTACCCTCCAtccaataaatagaaaaaaaaaaaaacgtatatTTACAGACGCTAAtgcaataaactaaaaaaaaaaagtaatgttcAAGAATGAAAGAATCGTGGACTACCAGTCTTATTATGAGCTACCCCTCTAAATCACTTGTTGAAGGGACTCCAGCTCCATCATCACTAGAACCAGCAGCAGCGGCCGCTGTCTCTGGTCTAATCTCTTCCAGTTGCCGGAGAACCTGCTGAACCTCTGGTCGAGCTGACGGTGAGGGATCAACACAATGCAAAGCCAATTTTAATGTGTTTAGCAACTCATCGCCGATCGTAGATGCATCCCTCATCAACTCTAAATCAAATACTTCATTTGTCCACTCCTCTTTCACGATAGAGGCAACCCACTGAGGCAAATCCACACCATTCATTGCCTCGCCAGGAGACTTTCCGGTCAGGAGTTCCAGTATTATAACCCCGAGACTGTATACATCAGTTTTCGTGTTGGCTTTCTTGAGCTTTGAAAGCTCGGGTGCTCGATAGCCTAATGCTCCTGCAGTAGCAATCACATTAGAATTGGCAGCAGCTGTCATAAGCCGAGAGAGGCCGAAGTCTGCAATTTTAGCGTTGTTGTGCTCATCAAGCAGGACATTGCTGGATGTAAGGTTCCCGTGTATAATGTTCTCGTGGGTGTGAAGGTAGAACAGGCCGCGCGTCATTCCCTGCGCTATTTTCATCCTTGTTGGCCAATCAATGGGTGTGTCGGGCCCGCGAGCTGCAACAAAATGGGAACAAATTATTCGTTGCTCATTTTAACGTAGTAAGCAAATCAAAACTAGTAGACAAATTACATGCCGAAGCTCactcaccatgaaggaatgttGCTAGACTCCCTCTAGGCATGTAATCAAAAACAAGTAGCTTCTCTCCTTTGGGTCCCAAGTAAAAAGCTCTGAGAGCCAAAAGATTTGGGTGTCGGATTTTTCCCAGCACACCAACCTCGGCTTCGAATTCCCTCTGGTTTTtagttattttctctctcaacCTCTTCACAGCAACTTGGTTCCCATCCTCCAATGTAGCTTTATAGACAGTTCCATATGTACTCTTCCCCATTATCTCTGCAGTTGCGCATAAAAGATCATCAGCTGTAAAAACCATTGGCCCGTCAAAATGGACTAGCTTTCCTCCAGCCTCTCCGCTGGCTTCGACTTCACCCCCAACAGGCGGGACCCCTTTTTGGGTCACGGCAGCCCTTCCTGTGGTCTGACCATCCTTTGCTTTTGATGCAGCCCTTTTCCTTATCAAACAGCAGAGCAGTATGCAACATAGAACGAGCAGAACTATGAGGAGGGTTCCCGCTGCTATGAGAATTATGTCTTTAGTACTTAGTTTGCGGCCACGGGGCTTTGATGTCTCAGGAGATGGAGCCGGGACAACTTGAGAGGGACATCGATTTGATTCACTAAATCCACATAGATGAATGTTCCCCACAAAAGAGCTTGCATTAAACTTTTGAGAGAGAGGCATGGGCACGGTACCGGAGAGATTATTGTATGAAACGTTGAAAGACTTGAGATTTCGTAGCTCCGAGAGGGAAGCTGGGATTTCTCCGCTAAGATTATTCTGTGATAAATCAAGTTGTATAAGCGTGGAAATATTGCCTATAGTTGAGGGAATGTTACCCCTGAATTGGTTTCTCCTCAAGTTTAGAACAGAGAGATTATGCAATCTGTCAAGAGCTACTGGGATTTGGGTGTCAAGGTTGTTGCTCTCTAGATTCAATAGAACAAGAGAGGATAGATTAACGAAGCTAGAAGGAAAGCTTCCATTTAGGGCATTATTAGAGAAATCGAGTGTTCTTAGCCTAGACAGCCTTCCCATTTCAGCTGGGATTGCTCCACCGATCCGGTTATTACTAAGAGATATCTCTTCAAGCTCACTTAACGCGCTAAAAGAAGCAGGAATGCTTCCAGAGAAGAAGTTATGATCAAGTTCTAAGGACCTAAGTTGAAAGTGGTTATTATTTAGTACCCCACCCCAGGAATCTGGGATAGAGCCAGAGAGATTATTGTGTTGGAGAGCAAGGAAATTGAGAGAAGGCGAGCGAGTGAGGCTGACGGGGATAGAACCTGAAAAGGAATTGAAGCTAAGATTGAGCCTATAAAGCTTGGTAGAGTTTGCAAGAGTAGCTGGGATTATATTAGCAAGCAAATTGTTACTAAGATCAAGGGTCTGAAGCAGAGGACATGAACCTAATGAAGGAGGGATTGAACCTGAAAGCCGATTGTTGAATAGCTGAACTCCTCTGAGATTTGGGATAAAGCCCAGTGCCGAAGGGATTGAACCTGTAATAACATTGTCATGGAGGCTAAGCTTTCGAAGCGCCTGAAGTTGGCCGATCTTTTCAGAGATTCGGCCACCCAATCCTCTCCATGGAAGCTGGATTACAATGACCTGTCCTTGAGCACACTTAATTCCATCCCAACCTCCCGAACAAGCTCCATAACCACTATCATTCCAGCTCCTCAAAAACCCTCTCGGATCGTCTAACTCATGTTTGAACGCTTGAAGTGCTTGATAGTCAGCCGCCGTCACAATTACACCATCCCAAACTTGGCTTGAGGCAGGCTTAGTGAGACATATCAGAAGCGGAAGAAGCAAGAAAAACTGGGTACAGAGAAGTTCTTTCAAAAACCCCAACAAATAAAGTGAAGGAACTCTCTCTTCAATCTTccacttttctttcttcttatctGAAATGCAGTGCCAATCTGCCCCACTTTCCATAAGAAGTTCGAGAATCGGAAAATGGTATTcgtaaaaagcaaagaaaagagGAGGATACAGGAGTTTGTATTATGCAGGCATGAGTAAAACAGGAACAAGATAAGTTGGGAGAGGGTTTTGTAGTGAGAGAGGAAGCTAAGGGGGTGGTAGTTACTGTGAGGGTGCACGTGAAGAGtcaccagagagagagagagagagagagagagagagagagggaatcttgtattggagagagagagaaagagagagaacccTAGACAGAAGTGTCAGGTGGGGTGCAATGAGGTTCACAGGTTCTGATTCTAACAAGGCCTAACGgctagttttcttttcttaaaacaaatGATGACATATTTTATGGACTGAGAGGTTCATGGGATGAATACAGTCGAGTCGTGTCGTGTGTATCCAGCGGCTGGGGCTGGGGTCTTTTATTGCCCAAACCGCTCCTCGCAACGGCtatcattttcaaatgggaCCCACCCATTTCAAAGTCCATAaccaaaaagaaacaacaaatCTTGTTCTAATCATCAactccaaagaaaaaaagaaaagaggaggtgttgggtttggtttgatttgatgCCAGCAATAGGGCGCGGGGGGTGGGTGGGTGGTGGCTGTGGGGTAGCCTTTCTAACATTTGGACGAGGTCGGGAAATGGAAGTAGTGGGGGAAGTGGGCCATTCTTCGATGCCTACTACAGTACTGTTACACCGTTGGTTGCTCTCCTATCCTAGGCTGTTCCTTTTACATTGCAATTCTCGTTTGCAAAAGCAGCATTTAATTACGAAATCTTTTGTTTTGTCAGTATAGTCATAGACTTCGTAATCTCAAATCAACAAAAGGGTCAATCGTCGTGTTAAGTGAAACGGACAGGAGATGCCAGGGCTTCGCGGTCCCCGAGTCCACTTTGACGGACAGTCCCAAGGATGACATTTGACCGATAccctttatttcttcttttttaaagttaattaaggagttttatttgttaacgAATACTTGTTCAGATAATGACACAGAGTGAGAGAACTCCAACCTACCCTCGGCAACTGTAGCACCATCAATCTTAATTGGAACAATGCTTATATGCCCCAATTgattaaaacaaacaaacaaaagcaTCAGTCACATCTTAATTATAGCTCTGTGGAATTGTTGGTTTTAAAATAGTCAACATCTGATGTTATGTTTATCGAGACCCGAAATAACCTCGACCCCAACTTTATACGTCAATGGGTCATCCTAATAAACTCGGTTATAAAGAATCTCTTAAaaatcaagcaaaatgatttacatccaatattttttacaatacattttataataatatgttaaatgagaaatattttataaaataccttataaaaataatattattttataataattatgttttttaatgaaaaaaatattttaatttcttaccATGATCATAATGGCTCAGTCTAAAACTCAAACTACATTATCTATTTTCTAAAAAAGACTAATCAATAGTATAATTGAAGCAATATTAATACGTTATACAgagtaaaaaaatttcttttcctaataATATAGAATTCATACACCACTTGCAAGGTATTACAAATATCATCCACTTGagataagtttattattttttttttatagttttaatgTTCCTCCATGTCTGTCAAAAACATGTAGTCTGATTGGCATAATTCTGGAGTTTAAAACCCCTCTCTCccaaatgtattaaaaaaaaaaaaaaaaaaaaagttcctcCGTATTAGTCTTTTCcttaagttaattaattaatctttgGTCCGGGAAGTTTGGGCTTATTGCACTTAGCCATTTACCATAATAACTTCCTAATACGGAACGCGAAAATTTAATTCCTCCTTTTCAGCGGGGGGTTAAGCCTATTGGGCCAAACAAACTTGCTGCATCTATTGGGATGGGAACATTCTATTTCCTAATCAAAATGCAGAGTGACTTGTGAGTTCAATATTTGAGGAATGGTGGCGTCACTTATGGACAACtcaactaattaaaaaataaataaatgaaatatataaaggatATAGAAGCAGAAAATCGGAATCCACTTCAAAGAATGCATTAACTGTACGGAAAACCATattacccaaaaataaaaatatataaaaacaaaattcccTCTTTTATTGGTTCGTGCACAGACGGTGaaagacaaattttttttatggcgccgattatctgaaaaataaaaatcttgacTAATTTCGAGAGTCCACAAATTCTCAACAAGATGATTAAACAAAATTCAGCAGCAATCTTCATTTCAGCATACGAGAGAGAGGTCAGTGTTACTAGAGTTTCCCGCATTTCTCTAGGTCTTCACCTCTATTGATTTCAACACGATGATTAAACAAAATTCAACAGCAATCTTCATTTCGGCATACGAGAGAGGGGTCAATGTTACTAGAGTTTCTCGCATTTCTTTAGGTCTTCGCCTCTATTGATTTCAACACGATGATTAAACAAAATTCAGTAGCAATCTTCATTTCAACATACGAGAGAGGGGTCAATGTTACTAGAGTTTTCCACATTTCTCTAGATGTTCGCCTCTATTGATTTCAATGCAATGATTAAACAAAATTCAGTAGCAATCTTCATTTCAGCATATGAGAGAGGGGTCAATGTTACTAGAGTTTCCCGCATTTCTCTAAGTCTTCGCCTCTATTGATTTCAACACGGAccatcaatttcaaatattcttgCTTAATACGTAGAGACAAGTTGGTAGATTGTCTTGGGTCATGCCTCTTAGATTGGTGAATTTTCTTGCAAGTTGGAGAGCATTCCATTGCAACTTACAAGTAACTGCAATTTGAATAATGGTCCCAATATGTATGTGTTGGAGTATTTGGAGGGAGAAAAATGCCAAAGCCTTGAAGAACAAGAGAGAACTATGGAAGagctaaaagttttttttttcttaagtcATTGTTCTTATGGGCGGGGGGACATTGATTACAACAGACTTAGGGTCAAGACCTTCTTCTTTCTATGGTAACCTCTGGCTAGGTGTTGCTCATGTATCCTTCCTGTGTACCTAAgctttgcctatttctatgaatataacttattaattacatacacaccaaaaaaaaaaaaaagacaaaaaacaaaacacggAGACAAGCATGCTCAACACATGCAGTCCACCTACTCGAGGGAAATTACAGATTGGGTCTGAATAAAATTAGTAAACAGGTTCTAAAACTTGCATCAGGGCGTTTCGGCCCCCAAAATAGTTAAATTGAAGCATCAAATTATCATTTGGGGGCCAGAGGCTAGGGTTGGGGGCGAACGGAATCATTTCATGCGACAACAGGTAATTGGGTTTTAAATGAACACAGATCAGGGATGAAAACTCATTGTGATGATAATTTCACTGGGCGTATAAATATTATGCTACCCAGAGGTACTAGAATTGGCATGAAACGTCATTAAAAACCAGCTAATATGCCTCAATATTCTGCATCATCTGTCTCTCCTAAACTATCAGGTAAAAATCATGACAACCTGAACCAAAAGAAAACCATAAATCAGTTCTTTACCGGTCAAATATGGGCAGCATTGGCTAGAAGTTTGCAAGGGTCAATCACCAACACCTGCTTCAAACTTCCAGAGTGTTGGAGCGGCATGAATCTAAATGGCTAGTGCATTTTTGGGAACccaaaaagtttcaaaatttttagcAGAAGTTTTATCTTATACGCGAACatctttaaatccaaaaaaaaatatatatatatttccccAAAGActtctcatctaatcatttgcCAAATTTAAGTGAAAAGGTAAAAAgcacaaaaaccaaaacaactgttaaaaaaacccaaaaaaaaaaaaaaaactcttaaaaaaaactatattcaaacaaattttcaaaatctctttattcACTTTTCACCAACACATAAATcatatcttaacaaatatttattcaaagaattctcaaaacttttgcaaaatccaataaaactaCATCTTCAACCTTTTCTAAAAACTTATCAACAATTTTCTAACCCATGCATTGGACAGTAGGCAAAATGATAACAACACCCAAACTAGGGGTTGAGGTGGTGTCccagtcttttttctttttttttttgggaataaTAATACCCCTACAACCCTCTCACAACTCTTTTACAACCCATTTTACAATCAACCAAATCAAGCATGCCACTTCATTAGAAATGAATTTCAACCTTAAAAATTGCCTTTCGTTTAATATAGAGTTATAAGAGAGTTGTAAGTTAATCTTCTTTTATCGGTAAGGTGGTGTCCAAACCTATTACTTCACTCTTATTTGTCTTTGGTTAAACAATAGAAGAAAACTACTACTTACGAAACATATATAGTTTACAAAGAGGATAGACAGGCCAATTAGTTAACCATAAACATATTTTAGTTAATAGTCCTATAGTTGATATACCAAGTTATCACTGCAACCCCGAGATATAATTACAGCAAGGGGTGAACGAAAATCTAGAGCtttgattaaaaattatcttGATTCATAGCCCGTGAGGAATTGCCAAAACATTTGGCCCTTCGTCCATTCCAATATAAAGGATTAGTCAATCAAATAACAGATAGCAAATGGGtcagtttgaaaaaaaatgaatcgcTAGTTGTAGAACATTATTGTCACCAGACTTAAACCTAATTCAATCCCCCACAATCCTTTAATActgtttatttctctctcttaaatAGATCATCAATGGACAAATAACCAGAAAATAACTtaccaagaaaaaaagaaaagaaaagatgtcaAAGCCAAATTAAGCACTTGGCAAACCAGTCCTCCTATTTCGGTCAGCATACAACATCACTTTACTGCCACATCGTTGCTATCTATCCAATGCGCCAAAACATGTATTGGAACTTTCAGATAAGGATAAATGATAATGTTCAACTACATAAACCCAGTTTACTATGGTACAAGTGACAGAACAGCATtaattgaaaaatcaaaattagcAGAACTATGATCGGTCTCCTTAAAGAAGATCTAAAAATAGCACAATTCAGATCCAATCTGCATGAATGAGgggtataaattaaaatataataaaaacccTAACATTCGTCGGAATTTCCCTAGCATATGAACCTTCCAAGTCCCTCACTACAATTACAAACAGAAGAAGGTATAGCAATCAATTTCACAGCTAACCAACCTTACATGTGGCGAGCTAGGTAAGATCCGGTTCACACTCGCACGGCGACTGCCGGAGCGGAGGCTGCGGCACTGCCGAGGAACGAGAGGAATCCGGAATTGGCAGGCTCCTGGTCGTCGAGGAAGAGATCGTCGGGAACCATAAACGCACCGTGTGCGCAAATGATGGAGAATCCGATCATCAGCGCAGAGATCAGAAGGGATCCGACGCTGGTGAGGAAGATCACGATGACGGTCAGGAGACACAGGCCGAGTAGGGTCTCCCGGTCGGAGAAGGTACGTCCAAGAACGATCAGAGGCTGGTCGGACTGCCGGAAGATGTAGAGGAAAGCCCAGGCGGCGAGGAGGGAAAGGAGGACGACGAGGGAGAAAGGGTGGGAGAGGAGGGAAAGGGCGAGGACGAGAGCGAGGAGGGTTAGGTAGTTGACGCGGAAGTAGGAGAGGTTCTTGCGGATCCGGGAGTAGGCCTCTGTGAGGGAATCTGGTCGGGCCATGGAGCTCCGGTCTACCATCTCGGACCACGGACGGCGATTGGAGAACCCGTGGCGGATTGAGGAGAAGAGCCGCGAGACGAACGCTCGGAAGGCGGGCGTGGAGATTGGGGGCTGGGATGACTGCGGGGAATTCGACATAGGGAGTGTCGGTGCCGAGGCCATAGGTGGTGGTGCGGAGAGCTCTAGGTTTGAGCGTGAGACACCCCCGTCGAATTATGGGTTAACGTTCCAGAGAGAGACCGAGACACAGGTTGGCTGTATGGGGAGGGAATCTAGTCGTGGTGTCGGTGATTagagagtatatatatagtgcaaAATTGTGGGATGAATTTCAGTGAGTTGCTGAAGATTGTACAACAGCGGATGGGAGGCTTCCGATAAAAAggctttaaagaaaaaaaaatttttcaaGTTGAATGTGGGCCGGGCCGTGAGTAGCTCAACCTATGCCGTGTCCAGTTTGTAGAGGCGAGAATATCCAGTGGTGCATGAAATTCACACACTACTTGGGTGAGATGTGTACGTGAGCCTCACGAATCGGTCTTTTGGCGATATTTCACTTCGATCGACAGATGATGAtgagtattatactattatgtGAGAATACGAGTGACGATTTGATGACCAAGAATCGATAAATTataccttataaaaaaaaaaagaaaagaaaagaaacgatAGATCATACAGCTTTAAAAAGACACAAGAAACTTAGTAGAGGATaggaaagggagagagaagaatGTATGCCTAACCAAGCTTATTTGGCTTCTGCATATGAAAAGCTAGCTGTTGAATTTTTGGCGTACAGATTAATCACTACTGTTATTCTCCcaaatatttataagtaaaCTGAAAACATATGCAAGTTACCCTTAAATATAGTTGATTGAAGAGTTCAAAAGCTATATATTATGCTTTGAGCATATATTCGGATTAGGGAAGGATGCGTGCATGGATACCTTAATGTTAGGCAATATATAGATAAGGAAGGCATTTGATTACACGTTCTTCCTCTCAAGAGATTATAAACTTTAATAGCATCTGATTTGTTGGCCTAATCGAAGAACGTGGTAGCAGGCCGGAAAGAGTCTAAAAGAGAGATTCGATTcccatatttaaagaaaagaaatttatttgtgattGTAATACTTTTCTTAAAAGAATGTGGCCAATGAAGCATCAAGATTAACTATTCTTGGCCACAGTTTCAAATCTAATCATGTCTTTGCTTTGGTTACATGTATCTTGTaatgttttatataattatattttgcaACAATTTTCCATCTTATCAAAAAGGAACgaataaataataaacttaaaTCCATCTGTTTTATCTAGTCACAAGTACAAACAGTAGAGGTTCTTAGTTGTGGAGGCGACTCACCTGGTTGTCAAGGCGGCATCCATTGACTTAATATATTGTTTGATACCGTCTCTCAAGTTAATGCCTTGCGGAATCTTTAATACTGAGGGAACTTTTTCTAATCCATAGCCTTAattaataagtatatatatatatttttttatttttacataagaATAtattaaacattatatataaattctcatatatctttctttttttttttttgttccaccGAGACCCTAATTCAAACAAGAAGTCAAACAATATGGACCCTACGGTAGAAGTAAGCATAAACCATTAAAGACCAAATGACCAATACAGTTTATATCACAAcgcattaatttattttattagatattattCTAACATTTTACGATAATGCGTCTTAATAAATTACAATACCACGtaagaataaatttattttcaagcatTTTCATCGATCAATACATCAACTACGTACGTTGCTGATATGGAAGCATGCATAGATATTACATGATCATAATCAGTTTAATTATACAtaaaacaatattgataaaTCAACatcttttatgaatttaataaGTTGTACGTAGAATAGGTAGTCATGTGCTATTCATCAAATTTGTGAATATATAGCATAACTCAAcatgtaaatataataaattaattactaatttattaaaaggCCCATACAAATTAATTACTAATTTCCTATGATTTGATTTCTCATGAGGGAGACCCGTACGTGTTATGGCTTTAGATGCGTTTATAGCGAGAGAATTGAAAATTAGAGTCTTGCATCTTGTTTTGTTTAGTTTGGTGGGTGGAAATTTACTTTCACAAGGAAGTGATCAAGAGGGAGCTGGAAGGAAGGAAGGGGGATCGAATAATCCCATGATCGGATATCAAATTCTCATCAGAGACTTGAAGGCTAAAAGCACACATGAAGATGCTGattacaaaaagaaatgagTACATTGCTCCTAGCATAAATcatgttaattaattaaacaacATATATTTCTTGTAAGATCATCCATCTCTCATCTAGTGTCTTCCTGATCAATCTTAATTATCTATCAATTATTTGCCTTACTTTTGACTTTCGTTCCTCCTCCCCAGATTCTCCGCGTTGCTTCCATCCATGTGAAAACCTTTATATACATACGGAGATCGTCTGCAGAATTCCTTGcagagagaggaaagagagataATTTCTACTTTTCTCTAATGGCTGCTGCTTGTGGCTTTCCTGAAATATTTTGCTGGGTTCAGAACCTTCGGCCAATCTCTAGAAAAAACTCCGTGTCTCTATGCATATTTTCTTCGAGTCCGTCCCAACCTTCTCTCAAACTCTCCATTACCAAAAACAACCAATCTCCTAACCTCTCTTTATCTGTCATTGCAGATTTCAATCTCCCCGTCTCTCTTTGGACTTCAAAACCTTTCAAGCTCAGCTCCAACTCCATAAAACTGGTAGATGAGGAAACCATGTTCGACCTCTTGGTCAATTTTATTGAAGATGTCCTTCGTTATGGCTCAAACAAGAACAGCTCCTTCCTCGATTTCCTTAAACCGGATTCTGTCTCCAACTTTGAAGACATGTTCAATTTCACGTTTCTCACTCTATTATTCCTCGTTTGCATCTATGAAGCACCTGCGGATCTACGTTCCGAATGTCTAAATACTCTTAAGAATCACCTAGCAAATTGTCGGTCAAGACAGGCAACAAAAGTGCTCATGAAACTCTTAGGCTCTAACCTAGAAGAGCAATGGATGCGGTCCATAAACCTTGCAATTACTAGTCGGATTACAGAACTCCAAGCCACCCACCACTCTCTCAAAGCACCATCACCTCTGTTTTCTTATGCAATTTCAACCTTCGGGCTGTGGAAGGTTCATTTATACTGTCCAGTCAAAGCCATGGATGTCGAAAA
Coding sequences within it:
- the LOC122292333 gene encoding probably inactive leucine-rich repeat receptor-like protein kinase IMK2 yields the protein MESGADWHCISDKKKEKWKIEERVPSLYLLGFLKELLCTQFFLLLPLLICLTKPASSQVWDGVIVTAADYQALQAFKHELDDPRGFLRSWNDSGYGACSGGWDGIKCAQGQVIVIQLPWRGLGGRISEKIGQLQALRKLSLHDNVITGSIPSALGFIPNLRGVQLFNNRLSGSIPPSLGSCPLLQTLDLSNNLLANIIPATLANSTKLYRLNLSFNSFSGSIPVSLTRSPSLNFLALQHNNLSGSIPDSWGGVLNNNHFQLRSLELDHNFFSGSIPASFSALSELEEISLSNNRIGGAIPAEMGRLSRLRTLDFSNNALNGSFPSSFVNLSSLVLLNLESNNLDTQIPVALDRLHNLSVLNLRRNQFRGNIPSTIGNISTLIQLDLSQNNLSGEIPASLSELRNLKSFNVSYNNLSGTVPMPLSQKFNASSFVGNIHLCGFSESNRCPSQVVPAPSPETSKPRGRKLSTKDIILIAAGTLLIVLLVLCCILLCCLIRKRAASKAKDGQTTGRAAVTQKGVPPVGGEVEASGEAGGKLVHFDGPMVFTADDLLCATAEIMGKSTYGTVYKATLEDGNQVAVKRLREKITKNQREFEAEVGVLGKIRHPNLLALRAFYLGPKGEKLLVFDYMPRGSLATFLHARGPDTPIDWPTRMKIAQGMTRGLFYLHTHENIIHGNLTSSNVLLDEHNNAKIADFGLSRLMTAAANSNVIATAGALGYRAPELSKLKKANTKTDVYSLGVIILELLTGKSPGEAMNGVDLPQWVASIVKEEWTNEVFDLELMRDASTIGDELLNTLKLALHCVDPSPSARPEVQQVLRQLEEIRPETAAAAAGSSDDGAGVPSTSDLEG
- the LOC122292352 gene encoding PRA1 family protein B1-like; amino-acid sequence: MASAPTLPMSNSPQSSQPPISTPAFRAFVSRLFSSIRHGFSNRRPWSEMVDRSSMARPDSLTEAYSRIRKNLSYFRVNYLTLLALVLALSLLSHPFSLVVLLSLLAAWAFLYIFRQSDQPLIVLGRTFSDRETLLGLCLLTVIVIFLTSVGSLLISALMIGFSIICAHGAFMVPDDLFLDDQEPANSGFLSFLGSAAASAPAVAVRV